DNA sequence from the Terriglobia bacterium genome:
GCGCCGCATTTCCTCGCCAGGACCTGCCGGTCGGCCATCGTGAACGCGGGGGACGGAGCCCACGAGCACCCGACGCAGGCGCTGCTCGACGCGCTCACGATCCGTCAGCGAAAGCGCCGGCTCAAGGGGCTCAAGGTCGCGATCGTCGGCGACATCCTTCACAGCCGGGTGGCCCGCTCCAACGTGCTGCTGCTCACGCGCATGGGGGCCGAGGTGGCGGTGTGCGGGCCGCCGACGCTGATCCCGCGCGAGGTCGAGCGCCTGGGCTGCTCCCTCACGTATCGGATGGACGAGGCGGTGGAGGGGGCGGACGTGATCATGATGCTCCGCATCCAGCTCGAGCGGATGCAGGGGGGGTACTTCCCGACCCTTCGGGAGTACGCGCGCCTGTACGGGCTGGACGGGACGCGCCTCTCGCGGGCGGCGCGGGACGCCATCGTCATGCATCCGGGCCCGATCAACCGGGGGGTCGAGATCATGGGCGAGGTCGCGGACGGGAGCGCGTCGGTCATCCTGGAGCAGGTCACGAACGGCGTGGCAGTCCGGATGGCGGTGCTCTACCTGCTGGCGGGAGGGACCGAGCGTGAAGCTGTTGCTTAGGAA
Encoded proteins:
- a CDS encoding aspartate carbamoyltransferase catalytic subunit, with amino-acid sequence MNLGSRHLLGIETLEPSEILTILDAAERFAEISTREIKKVPTLRGKTVVNFFVEPSTRTRSSFELAEKRLSADLLNFSTSTSSLVKGETLLDTAKNLEAMAPDFIVIRHSEPGAPHFLARTCRSAIVNAGDGAHEHPTQALLDALTIRQRKRRLKGLKVAIVGDILHSRVARSNVLLLTRMGAEVAVCGPPTLIPREVERLGCSLTYRMDEAVEGADVIMMLRIQLERMQGGYFPTLREYARLYGLDGTRLSRAARDAIVMHPGPINRGVEIMGEVADGSASVILEQVTNGVAVRMAVLYLLAGGTEREAVA